The Methanothermobacter sp. genome includes a region encoding these proteins:
- a CDS encoding dihydropteroate synthase-like protein — translation MRVLIITGKLASGTVREAVSASSHEIHVHVVNTPIAAFLTPRRIVSEIRNINFSDGAPDMIIVPGLIPKDVKVVWDETGIPAYKGPTDAADLPIVLDMLDELELSTRKPADRLIEEEQRRRALQFIEDFENDAEKRKELLERDENILIGNLPVGRDFPMRVLAEVANAPLLLKEGKLRERIEYFIRSGADMIDLGMLAGEDNSDLLPEILETARSAAPDVPLSVDSLNPPEIEAAVDCGVDMILSLDLGNYREVLGSLRKNSVPAVILPTDYSEGWVPETVEERVEALEKLKGKCRGIDVIADPVLDPVNSRSIVESVMACRMYTERNPDPVFFGVGNVTELLDADSTGANALLAGFGMELGVSILFTPEESGKALGSVHELSVASKMMFLAKNRGSVPKDLGINLVLFKDKRKPSTIVEEISVPTIEAEGGMKFVRDRCGSFKIMVENGRIKAVLYDKTEPVIAFTSDSAKRLYEEIINRKLVSRLEHAAYLGAELQKAEIAMRTGKGYVQDFELFERSALFENGQRN, via the coding sequence ATGAGAGTCCTTATAATCACAGGAAAACTTGCGTCAGGGACTGTGAGGGAGGCAGTGTCAGCTTCAAGCCATGAAATTCATGTTCACGTGGTTAACACTCCCATAGCGGCCTTTTTAACACCACGCAGAATAGTATCTGAAATCCGCAACATTAACTTTTCGGATGGAGCACCAGACATGATAATCGTACCGGGTCTCATACCCAAGGACGTGAAGGTGGTGTGGGATGAAACAGGCATACCTGCATATAAGGGACCCACAGATGCTGCAGACCTCCCCATAGTTCTTGATATGCTTGATGAACTTGAACTCTCCACCAGAAAACCAGCCGACAGACTCATTGAGGAGGAGCAGAGGCGGAGGGCCCTCCAGTTCATAGAGGACTTTGAAAATGATGCTGAAAAGAGAAAGGAGCTGCTGGAGAGGGATGAAAACATACTCATAGGTAACCTTCCAGTGGGGAGGGACTTCCCTATGAGGGTCCTTGCAGAGGTTGCCAATGCCCCCCTCCTCCTGAAGGAAGGGAAACTCAGGGAAAGGATTGAATACTTCATAAGAAGTGGCGCGGACATGATTGACCTTGGAATGCTGGCCGGTGAGGACAACTCGGATTTGCTCCCTGAAATACTGGAAACTGCACGATCAGCCGCCCCCGACGTACCCCTCAGCGTGGATAGTCTCAACCCCCCTGAAATAGAGGCTGCAGTGGATTGCGGCGTCGACATGATCCTGAGCCTGGACCTTGGAAACTACAGGGAAGTTCTAGGGTCACTCAGAAAAAACAGTGTACCTGCAGTGATCCTACCCACAGACTACAGCGAAGGATGGGTCCCTGAAACGGTTGAGGAGAGGGTTGAGGCCCTGGAGAAACTCAAGGGAAAATGCAGGGGTATAGATGTAATAGCCGACCCTGTGCTTGATCCGGTAAACAGCAGAAGCATAGTGGAATCTGTGATGGCATGCAGAATGTACACAGAGAGAAACCCCGACCCTGTGTTCTTTGGTGTTGGGAACGTGACCGAACTCCTTGACGCTGACTCCACAGGGGCGAATGCACTTCTCGCTGGTTTTGGGATGGAACTTGGTGTGAGCATACTATTCACACCAGAGGAGAGCGGAAAAGCACTTGGAAGCGTTCATGAACTCTCAGTGGCATCAAAGATGATGTTCCTGGCCAAAAACAGGGGTTCTGTACCCAAGGACCTTGGAATAAACCTTGTACTATTCAAGGATAAGAGAAAACCCAGCACGATAGTTGAGGAAATCAGCGTACCCACCATTGAGGCAGAGGGGGGCATGAAGTTCGTCAGAGACAGGTGCGGCAGCTTCAAGATCATGGTTGAAAATGGAAGGATAAAAGCGGTACTCTATGATAAAACAGAGCCGGTAATTGCCTTCACATCAGATAGCGCCAAAAGGTTATATGAGGAGATTATAAATAGAAAACTTGTAAGCAGACTTGAACATGCAGCCTACCTTGGAGCAGAATTACAGAAGGCAGAAATAGCCATGAGGACAGGTAAGGGGTATGTTCAGGATTTTGAACTCTTTGAGAGGTCAGCACTATTTGAAAATGGTCAGCGTAATTAA
- a CDS encoding 4Fe-4S dicluster domain-containing protein codes for MRELVSNPELCDECMKCERICPRNAIRVIDGVPIFCMHCAPERAPCLNICPEDAIVEVDGAVVILEDRCIGCGLCRDACPIGAITINERGVAVKCDLCVDREKPLCVMVCPKKALSESSEDIMAAKRDKITGELKRLKNLMRY; via the coding sequence ATGAGAGAACTGGTTTCAAATCCGGAACTGTGCGATGAGTGCATGAAGTGTGAGAGGATATGCCCCAGGAACGCCATACGGGTCATTGATGGTGTCCCCATATTCTGCATGCACTGCGCACCTGAAAGGGCCCCCTGCCTCAACATCTGCCCGGAGGATGCCATAGTTGAGGTGGATGGTGCAGTCGTCATCCTTGAGGACAGATGCATTGGATGCGGTCTCTGCCGGGACGCTTGCCCCATTGGCGCCATAACCATCAATGAGAGGGGTGTTGCAGTGAAATGTGACCTCTGTGTTGATCGGGAGAAGCCCCTCTGCGTCATGGTATGCCCCAAGAAGGCCCTCAGTGAGAGTTCAGAGGATATTATGGCAGCCAAGAGGGACAAGATAACAGGGGAACTCAAACGCCTCAAAAATCTCATGAGATACTGA
- a CDS encoding DUF2226 domain-containing protein yields the protein MDYRALRSSSLPEFSYIRILSGESEAIVFIMKEMIVGAWHLNLNTLEESHSHKAMEKIEINDDSIIEVYEADEDLFSTLIELNDESKLSIPLEADIIINEMFMDVSSRDELLEKYRIRVPSDESIERLISDYKSEEDF from the coding sequence ATGGATTACAGAGCCCTCAGGAGTTCATCACTCCCCGAATTTTCCTATATCAGGATTCTAAGTGGTGAAAGTGAGGCCATAGTCTTCATAATGAAGGAGATGATAGTGGGGGCCTGGCACCTCAACCTCAACACACTTGAGGAGTCACACAGCCACAAAGCAATGGAAAAGATAGAAATAAATGATGATTCAATCATTGAGGTCTATGAGGCTGACGAGGACCTCTTCAGCACACTCATTGAGCTCAACGATGAATCAAAACTTTCAATACCCCTTGAGGCAGATATAATAATCAATGAGATGTTCATGGATGTTTCCTCAAGGGATGAGCTCCTTGAAAAGTACAGGATAAGGGTTCCAAGTGATGAGTCAATTGAAAGACTTATCAGTGACTATAAATCCGAGGAGGACTTTTAG
- the porD gene encoding pyruvate synthase subunit PorD, giving the protein MESLGATVREPGSTRKNKTGSWRTFKPILDKDKCIDCDNCILFCPEGCIDKEHEIDYDYCKGCGICAEECPVKAIKMEREK; this is encoded by the coding sequence ATGGAATCACTTGGAGCAACCGTCAGAGAACCAGGAAGCACCCGTAAAAACAAGACGGGAAGCTGGAGAACATTCAAACCCATTCTTGATAAGGATAAATGTATAGACTGTGATAACTGCATCCTTTTCTGTCCCGAAGGCTGCATAGATAAGGAACATGAGATTGACTACGATTACTGTAAGGGATGCGGGATATGCGCAGAGGAATGCCCCGTTAAGGCAATCAAGATGGAGAGAGAAAAATAG
- the porC gene encoding pyruvate synthase subunit PorC, producing MIEIRFHGRGGQGAVTAAEILAKAAFEDGKYSQAFPFFGVERRGAPVMAFTRIDDKPIRRRYQVYNPDYVVVLDEGLVDVVDVFSGLKGDGVVVLNTAGTFTSEKAEVHTIDATGIALENLGRPIVNTVMLGAFAGITGLVSIDSLIKIIKETFPGKIGDKNAEAARIAYEKMKQSG from the coding sequence ATGATCGAAATTCGCTTTCATGGACGCGGTGGCCAGGGCGCTGTTACAGCGGCAGAGATCCTAGCTAAAGCTGCCTTTGAAGACGGTAAATACTCACAGGCCTTTCCATTCTTCGGTGTTGAGCGTAGAGGCGCTCCAGTTATGGCTTTCACAAGAATTGATGATAAACCCATCAGGAGAAGATATCAGGTTTACAATCCCGATTATGTTGTTGTTCTCGATGAGGGACTTGTTGATGTGGTTGACGTATTTTCAGGCTTAAAGGGGGATGGTGTGGTTGTACTCAATACCGCAGGCACCTTCACCTCAGAGAAAGCCGAGGTCCACACAATTGACGCCACAGGCATAGCCCTCGAGAACCTTGGAAGACCAATCGTTAACACCGTAATGCTCGGGGCATTTGCAGGTATAACAGGTCTTGTAAGCATAGATTCGCTCATAAAGATTATCAAAGAAACGTTCCCCGGAAAAATTGGTGATAAAAACGCAGAGGCTGCAAGGATAGCCTATGAAAAAATGAAACAGTCAGGGTGA
- the porA gene encoding pyruvate synthase subunit PorA gives MVLKVISANQAVAEAVKLAKPKVIPVYPITPQTSISEYLAKFVADGELDAEYIRVESEHSAMSACVGASGAGVRVFTATSSQGLALMHEIVYAAAGLRNPIVMANANRALSAPLSIWNDHQDSIAERDSGWMQIYAESGQEALDSVLLSYRVSEDRDVLLPSMVCLDGFILTHTVEPVDIPSQDEVDTFLPEFQPQVVLDPDKPMSLGTFTDPNYYMEARYEVEMAMERSRKVIAKACQEFSEMFGREYGFVEEYRCEDAEIILVAMGSVCSTLREVIDDMREEGRPVGLLKVRVHRPFPAEEIKKAVSNASKIAVLDKNITFSVGGALHTELKALLPDKEVYGFIVGLGGRDITPEHIMEIVKRTENPERSVTWIGLKEESQ, from the coding sequence ATGGTTCTTAAGGTTATATCCGCAAATCAGGCCGTTGCAGAAGCAGTGAAACTTGCAAAACCAAAAGTCATCCCTGTTTACCCGATAACACCCCAGACCTCAATATCAGAGTACCTTGCAAAATTTGTGGCTGATGGTGAACTCGATGCCGAATACATAAGGGTTGAATCAGAGCACAGCGCCATGAGCGCATGTGTGGGTGCATCAGGTGCAGGTGTTAGGGTTTTCACAGCAACATCATCCCAGGGCCTTGCACTCATGCATGAGATAGTCTATGCCGCAGCTGGACTCAGGAACCCCATTGTCATGGCGAATGCCAACCGTGCCCTATCAGCCCCACTCAGTATATGGAACGACCACCAGGATTCAATAGCTGAAAGGGACTCTGGATGGATGCAGATATACGCAGAAAGTGGACAGGAAGCCCTTGACTCAGTTCTACTATCATATCGGGTATCGGAGGATAGGGACGTTCTCCTTCCAAGCATGGTCTGTCTGGATGGTTTCATACTGACACACACCGTGGAACCCGTTGACATACCATCACAGGATGAGGTTGACACATTCCTGCCAGAATTCCAGCCACAGGTAGTACTTGACCCTGACAAGCCAATGTCACTCGGTACATTCACCGATCCAAACTATTACATGGAGGCCCGCTATGAGGTAGAAATGGCAATGGAGAGGTCAAGGAAGGTTATTGCAAAGGCCTGTCAGGAATTCAGTGAAATGTTCGGGCGAGAATACGGATTCGTTGAGGAGTACCGCTGCGAGGATGCCGAAATAATCCTAGTGGCCATGGGCTCAGTCTGCAGCACCCTAAGAGAGGTTATTGACGATATGAGGGAGGAAGGCAGACCTGTGGGGCTCCTGAAGGTGAGGGTTCACAGACCATTCCCTGCTGAGGAGATTAAAAAGGCGGTCAGTAATGCCAGTAAGATTGCTGTTCTGGATAAAAATATAACTTTCAGTGTTGGTGGCGCTCTCCACACCGAGTTAAAGGCCCTGCTACCTGACAAGGAGGTTTACGGGTTCATTGTGGGCCTCGGTGGAAGGGACATAACACCGGAGCACATCATGGAAATTGTTAAAAGGACAGAAAACCCTGAAAGAAGTGTCACCTGGATCGGACTTAAGGAGGAATCACAATGA
- the phoU gene encoding phosphate signaling complex protein PhoU: protein MEKKYPRILFRKKLKDLRKDMEEVSQKTLKTHKLAVDLLMEYDDEKKEKVIRNSKIIDEMVFNLERKSISLIAAEQPVAGDLRFIEACIKVGSHLKRIGYLAANIAEAAEKLKDEEIPRKPMEDLKHMSDFVQMMLSKGIYAFLDQNMDMARELRHDDDKVDDLFDQTLEHVTASMFEDKESISYLVNLLFIARFLERVGDRAVSIADRTIFMITCEKP from the coding sequence ATGGAGAAGAAATATCCGCGGATACTCTTCCGCAAAAAGCTTAAGGACCTCAGAAAGGACATGGAGGAAGTTTCCCAGAAAACCCTCAAGACACATAAACTTGCAGTCGACCTCCTGATGGAATACGATGATGAGAAGAAGGAGAAGGTTATAAGGAACAGTAAGATAATTGATGAAATGGTTTTTAACCTTGAAAGAAAATCAATAAGTTTAATAGCGGCTGAACAGCCAGTTGCAGGTGATCTGAGATTCATAGAGGCATGCATCAAGGTTGGGAGCCACCTCAAGAGGATAGGTTACCTTGCAGCCAATATAGCAGAGGCCGCTGAGAAACTGAAGGATGAGGAGATACCCCGGAAACCCATGGAGGACCTCAAACATATGTCTGACTTTGTGCAGATGATGTTATCCAAAGGTATCTATGCATTCCTGGACCAGAACATGGACATGGCACGCGAGCTCAGGCACGATGATGATAAGGTGGATGACCTCTTTGACCAGACACTGGAGCATGTAACAGCAAGCATGTTCGAGGATAAGGAGTCGATATCCTACCTTGTTAACCTTCTGTTCATAGCGAGGTTCCTTGAGAGGGTTGGTGACAGGGCTGTTAGCATCGCGGATAGAACAATTTTCATGATAACCTGTGAAAAGCCATGA
- a CDS encoding fumarate hydratase: MIRQEMVEETVCRLFREAVIRIPDDVTLALKKAYLKEEDEIALLNLKAILDNIELAKKMEVPVCQDTGLPIVFVRMGNVEVENLYRGIAAGVERATKEVPLRPNVVDPLTRENTGTNTGHLIPQVDVEIAEDLDGLEITVLPKGFGSENNNALLMGLPGDGAKGVRDFVVETVLKAGGKPCPPVIVGVGIGGSSDLAMKLAKKALLGRVGERNPVKELASLEENILQSINEAGSGPMGMGGKTTALDVKIRTAHTHTAGLPVGVCIQCWAARRATATIRDD, translated from the coding sequence ATGATCAGGCAGGAAATGGTTGAGGAGACAGTGTGCCGTCTGTTCAGGGAGGCCGTTATCAGAATCCCCGATGACGTCACCCTTGCGCTGAAAAAGGCCTACCTTAAAGAGGAGGACGAGATCGCCCTCCTGAACCTCAAGGCCATCCTTGATAACATTGAACTCGCAAAGAAGATGGAGGTACCTGTATGTCAGGATACAGGGCTCCCCATAGTGTTTGTGAGGATGGGGAACGTTGAGGTTGAAAACCTCTACAGGGGTATAGCTGCAGGGGTTGAAAGGGCCACAAAGGAGGTCCCCCTCAGACCAAACGTTGTTGACCCCCTCACAAGGGAGAATACCGGGACAAACACAGGGCATCTGATTCCACAGGTGGATGTTGAAATTGCAGAGGACCTTGATGGACTTGAAATAACGGTATTACCCAAGGGTTTCGGATCAGAGAACAACAATGCACTCCTCATGGGGCTTCCAGGTGACGGTGCTAAAGGTGTGAGGGACTTTGTTGTTGAGACCGTCCTCAAAGCCGGTGGAAAACCCTGCCCACCTGTGATTGTGGGTGTGGGAATCGGCGGGTCATCAGACCTTGCAATGAAACTTGCAAAGAAGGCCCTCCTTGGAAGGGTGGGGGAGAGAAACCCTGTAAAAGAACTCGCATCCCTGGAAGAAAACATACTTCAATCAATAAATGAAGCCGGTAGCGGCCCCATGGGTATGGGTGGTAAAACAACGGCACTGGATGTTAAGATAAGGACAGCCCATACCCACACAGCTGGCCTGCCAGTTGGTGTCTGCATACAGTGCTGGGCTGCAAGGAGAGCCACAGCCACCATCAGAGACGACTGA
- a CDS encoding 4Fe-4S binding protein produces MATPIHNLLLFLALALFLFSWTADPFYLFNFLYIGSLVAAGIYLMGAEFRHGRPLVQLAVGSYMLLYLGILGSENMQIEGFWYYIFLGVFQGAVIHYAIAKISGPVLFGRGWCGYACWTSMILDLLPYRRSSGRRRRFLGYVKYMLFLIAPVTVFLILTRADNPDTVMFWAFIAGNAAYYVTGIALAVALGDNRAFCKYICPVSIFLKASSYLSVLTVKFDENKGRNCMKCLSECPMDVDMRSNSRRRTNGTDCILCTRCISICREKVLHL; encoded by the coding sequence ATGGCTACTCCCATCCATAATCTTCTTTTATTTTTAGCACTGGCACTTTTCCTATTTTCATGGACAGCCGACCCATTCTATCTTTTCAATTTTCTCTACATCGGCTCTCTGGTGGCTGCTGGAATTTATCTTATGGGTGCAGAGTTTAGGCACGGCAGGCCACTGGTCCAGCTGGCTGTTGGAAGCTACATGCTCCTCTATCTTGGAATTTTAGGATCTGAAAACATGCAGATCGAGGGCTTCTGGTACTACATCTTCCTTGGAGTGTTTCAGGGTGCTGTGATACACTATGCGATTGCAAAGATTTCCGGGCCAGTCCTCTTTGGAAGGGGATGGTGTGGATATGCATGCTGGACCTCAATGATACTTGACTTACTGCCATACCGGAGGTCTAGTGGCAGAAGAAGACGCTTTCTGGGCTACGTGAAATATATGCTGTTTTTGATAGCCCCTGTAACCGTTTTTCTGATTTTAACTAGAGCGGATAATCCTGATACTGTGATGTTCTGGGCATTCATTGCAGGAAACGCAGCCTATTATGTTACTGGAATTGCCCTTGCAGTTGCACTTGGTGACAACAGGGCCTTCTGTAAGTACATATGCCCGGTAAGCATTTTTCTTAAGGCATCATCCTACCTTTCAGTCCTCACGGTTAAATTTGATGAAAATAAAGGCAGAAATTGCATGAAATGCCTTTCAGAATGCCCAATGGATGTTGATATGAGATCAAATAGTAGAAGGAGAACCAATGGAACAGACTGCATACTCTGCACGAGGTGCATCTCGATCTGCCGGGAAAAAGTCCTCCACCTGTAA
- a CDS encoding MoaD/ThiS family protein: MKFTVITDEGKRVMESEEKKKIKDILQELQIPLETAVVKRNSEIVIEEEEISDGDIIEIIRVIYGG, encoded by the coding sequence ATGAAGTTCACAGTGATCACAGATGAAGGAAAAAGAGTGATGGAATCTGAAGAAAAAAAGAAGATTAAGGACATCCTCCAGGAACTCCAGATCCCACTGGAGACAGCCGTTGTTAAAAGGAACAGTGAAATAGTGATAGAGGAAGAGGAAATATCTGATGGGGATATTATTGAGATAATACGGGTAATCTACGGGGGTTAG
- a CDS encoding DUF89 domain-containing protein: MKVYYECAPCFLRQAREALDLATDDEDLKLQVMVKVVELLNERFRKGQVSNELGTAMHRLIKKMTGSEDPYLMEKRRCNEIASRFLPLAEEYLEKHGDLESHVKVAITGNIIDFGALGLDFNHDQGIKDSLKAPLRINHVPLLEKKLEDASEVLYLLDNTGEILFDRPLIEKIGEYGVDVKVAVKGKPILNDACMEDAIEAGLHKVAEIVTTGTDSVGMVQSDVSEDFMRIFEEAEVVIAKGMGNYEGLTEIEDQGDIFCLLNAKCHAIARDLGVEKGDNVAVKL; encoded by the coding sequence ATGAAGGTATACTATGAATGCGCTCCATGTTTCCTGAGGCAGGCAAGGGAGGCCCTTGACCTTGCAACAGACGACGAGGACCTCAAGCTGCAGGTGATGGTTAAGGTAGTTGAACTCCTCAATGAAAGATTCAGGAAGGGGCAGGTGTCAAATGAACTCGGAACAGCAATGCACAGGCTCATAAAGAAGATGACAGGCTCGGAGGACCCCTACCTCATGGAGAAGAGGCGGTGCAACGAAATCGCATCCAGGTTCCTTCCACTTGCTGAGGAGTATCTAGAGAAACACGGTGACCTAGAAAGCCATGTCAAGGTTGCAATAACAGGCAACATAATAGACTTCGGGGCCCTGGGACTTGACTTCAACCATGATCAGGGTATAAAGGATTCACTGAAGGCCCCCCTCAGGATAAACCATGTGCCATTACTTGAGAAAAAACTTGAGGATGCCTCAGAGGTCCTTTATCTACTGGATAATACCGGTGAGATACTCTTTGACAGGCCCCTCATTGAAAAGATTGGAGAGTACGGGGTTGATGTGAAGGTTGCAGTGAAGGGCAAACCCATCCTCAACGACGCATGCATGGAGGACGCCATTGAAGCGGGCCTCCATAAGGTGGCTGAGATCGTAACAACAGGCACCGACTCTGTTGGCATGGTTCAAAGTGATGTCTCAGAGGATTTCATGAGGATCTTTGAGGAGGCCGAGGTTGTTATAGCCAAGGGTATGGGTAACTATGAGGGCCTTACAGAGATAGAGGATCAGGGAGACATTTTCTGCCTTCTAAATGCAAAGTGTCATGCAATCGCAAGGGATCTGGGTGTTGAAAAGGGCGATAACGTGGCTGTGAAACTCTGA
- the porB gene encoding pyruvate synthase subunit PorB: MKIPEEEFLAPGHRGCAGCGATVGVRLALKVLGKNTVAVSSTGCLEVITTPYPETSWEIPWIHVAFENAAAVASGVERALRARGRDDVNVVAFAGDGGTADIGLQSLSGAMERGHNIIYICYDNEAYMNTGIQRSASTPYGASTTTSPHGKKSFGEDRPKKNMPLIMAAHGVPYVATASISYPEDFMEKVRKARDTEGPAYIHLHQPCTTGWGFDPSKTIELGRLAVETGSWILYEIEDGDFRVTYRPVQRKPVEEYLNAQKRFRHLTEEQKAKIQEYVDSVCRELRI, encoded by the coding sequence ATGAAAATACCTGAAGAAGAATTCCTGGCCCCTGGACACCGCGGATGTGCCGGATGCGGTGCGACAGTGGGAGTCAGACTTGCCCTCAAGGTTCTCGGAAAAAACACCGTTGCGGTCTCATCAACAGGATGCCTCGAGGTTATCACAACCCCCTACCCTGAAACATCCTGGGAAATACCATGGATCCATGTTGCATTTGAAAACGCTGCCGCGGTTGCATCAGGCGTTGAGAGGGCCCTCAGGGCTAGGGGCAGGGATGACGTTAACGTTGTGGCATTCGCTGGTGATGGTGGGACAGCAGATATCGGTCTTCAGTCCCTATCAGGTGCAATGGAGAGGGGTCACAATATAATATACATCTGCTATGACAACGAGGCCTACATGAACACAGGTATACAGAGGAGTGCCTCAACACCCTACGGTGCATCCACCACCACATCACCACATGGAAAGAAGAGTTTCGGTGAGGACAGACCCAAGAAAAACATGCCCCTGATAATGGCAGCGCATGGTGTCCCCTACGTTGCAACGGCATCCATATCATACCCTGAAGACTTCATGGAGAAGGTGAGGAAGGCAAGGGACACAGAGGGTCCAGCCTACATACACCTGCATCAGCCATGCACAACAGGGTGGGGCTTCGATCCCTCAAAGACAATAGAACTTGGAAGGCTTGCCGTTGAAACCGGTTCATGGATACTCTACGAGATAGAGGATGGTGACTTCCGCGTAACCTACAGGCCAGTACAGAGGAAACCCGTTGAAGAGTACCTGAACGCCCAGAAAAGATTCAGACACCTCACAGAGGAACAGAAGGCAAAGATCCAGGAATACGTTGACAGCGTGTGCCGGGAGCTCAGAATATAA
- a CDS encoding TIGR00269 family protein: MQCTRCGSEKVIINRKYSGQMLCSECFIETTRKKVMRDIRKYGLIERGDRVLVGLSGGKDSIMVTDILDELRNRNIIELEAVTIDEGISGYREDGVRIARRFCAARDIPHRVVTLKDYAGITLDEIMKNPSRGACTYCGVFRRWILNREARKSGATKIATGHNLDDECQAIIMNYLEGNLENLTRIGPMTSTAGGKFIPKIKPLREIPEREVGVYVLARGLDVHLAGCPYASGSFRREIGDFLKQISVKRPTIMYSTLRGFDKIKETLIRDMDGTRKSGTCVSCGEPSSGRLCKACTFIHELGVNEDEVHSDHR; the protein is encoded by the coding sequence ATGCAGTGCACCAGATGCGGATCAGAAAAGGTCATAATAAACAGGAAATACTCTGGACAGATGCTCTGCAGCGAATGCTTCATAGAAACCACCAGAAAGAAGGTCATGAGGGATATAAGAAAATATGGACTTATAGAAAGGGGTGACAGGGTCCTTGTGGGGCTTTCAGGCGGAAAGGACAGCATCATGGTCACCGACATCCTCGATGAACTCAGAAACAGAAACATAATAGAACTTGAGGCTGTAACCATCGATGAGGGCATATCAGGTTACAGGGAGGATGGCGTAAGGATTGCCAGAAGGTTCTGTGCCGCGAGGGACATACCTCACAGGGTTGTCACGCTGAAGGATTATGCAGGCATAACACTTGATGAAATCATGAAAAACCCCTCAAGGGGGGCATGCACATACTGCGGAGTTTTCAGGCGCTGGATACTCAACAGGGAGGCCAGAAAGAGTGGGGCAACAAAGATAGCAACCGGCCACAACCTGGACGATGAGTGCCAGGCCATCATCATGAATTACCTGGAGGGGAACCTTGAAAACCTCACAAGGATAGGGCCCATGACATCCACGGCCGGCGGAAAATTCATACCAAAAATCAAACCCCTCAGGGAGATACCTGAAAGGGAGGTTGGAGTGTACGTCCTTGCAAGGGGTCTTGATGTCCACCTTGCAGGCTGCCCCTATGCATCAGGCTCATTCAGGAGGGAAATAGGTGACTTCCTCAAGCAGATATCCGTGAAACGCCCCACCATAATGTACTCCACACTCAGGGGCTTTGATAAAATAAAGGAGACCCTTATAAGGGATATGGATGGCACTAGGAAATCAGGGACCTGTGTAAGCTGCGGTGAACCCTCATCAGGCAGGTTATGTAAGGCATGCACATTCATACACGAATTAGGGGTGAATGAAGATGAAGTTCACAGTGATCACAGATGA
- a CDS encoding 4Fe-4S dicluster domain-containing protein has translation MELQKIIIQPELCDGCRDCEDACKKLYGASRIMIRELEGLYYPIICQQCEDAPCRTVCPTDAIQDEVDPERCIGCGLCMLVCPFGAVVMEDRKAQKCSQCPDLDTPACVKACSRRALSVVDTEKLKLERQKEFISRMSGIGKGQKGTDILSILTAKRKARQKLE, from the coding sequence ATGGAATTGCAGAAGATCATCATTCAACCGGAACTCTGTGACGGTTGCAGGGACTGTGAGGATGCCTGCAAGAAACTCTACGGCGCCTCAAGGATAATGATAAGGGAACTTGAGGGCCTCTATTACCCCATCATATGCCAGCAGTGCGAGGACGCCCCCTGCAGGACAGTGTGCCCAACGGACGCCATCCAGGACGAGGTTGACCCTGAGAGGTGCATCGGCTGCGGACTTTGCATGCTGGTATGCCCTTTCGGAGCCGTTGTCATGGAGGATCGGAAGGCCCAGAAATGCAGCCAGTGCCCTGACCTTGACACTCCTGCATGTGTTAAGGCATGTTCAAGGAGGGCTCTGAGCGTCGTTGACACCGAGAAACTGAAACTTGAAAGGCAGAAGGAGTTCATATCCAGGATGTCAGGTATAGGGAAGGGCCAGAAAGGGACTGATATCCTCAGCATACTGACAGCGAAGAGGAAGGCCCGGCAGAAGCTTGAATAG